Proteins encoded by one window of Asterias rubens chromosome 18, eAstRub1.3, whole genome shotgun sequence:
- the LOC117302578 gene encoding complement C1q and tumor necrosis factor-related protein 9-like, translating into MKITIAVAIVLAFMQVWLLVATAAVSPDPGLTCNSCCQGPVGIPGIPGSNGNHGQGLVGPRGDAGSPGEVGQPGAKGDKGSDGLDGEPGAKGDYGLKGDQGVGQPGKQGPQGLPGMNGLKGERGEPGPAGQTGEAGECSTRRSAFTAVRNTAFSPSSTWDTLHFEELLFSEEGTDFKLNNGTFTCNVAGVYVLMFSVNKSSSGSYLHVNLRKNGKTIVTGNVNDAGYHQVSNSAVIPLHYGDQVHLNVYGQVHSNSDHYTSFTGFLLYEI; encoded by the coding sequence ATGAAGATTACTATAGCAGTGGCCATTGTCTTGGCTTTTATGCAAGTTTGGTTATTGGTGGCTACAGCAGCAGTTTCACCTGATCCGGGACTGACGTGTAACTCCTGCTGCCAGGGCCCAGTCGGTATACCAGGAATCCCTGGATCTAATGGGAACCATGGTCAAGGACTTGTAGGCCCGAGAGGTGATGCTGGCTCTCCTGGTGAGGTAGGTCAACCCGGGGCTAAAGGAGACAAGGGGTCAGATGGACTGGATGGTGAGCCAGGCGCTAAAGGGGATTATGGACTGAAGGGAGATCAAGGAGTCGGTCAACCAGGGAAACAAGGACCTCAAGGTCTGCCTGGGATGAATGGTTTGAAGGGGGAGAGAGGTGAACCTGGACCAGCTGGACAGACCGGTGAAGCAGGTGAATGTAGTACGCGACGGTCCGCCTTCACTGCAGTGAGGAATACCGCCTTCAGCCCTTCATCCACCTGGGATACTCTGCACTTTGAAGAGTTATTGTTTTCAGAGGAAGGGACTGATTTCAAGTTGAATAACGGCACGTTTACGTGTAATGTGGCTGGGGTATACGTATTGATGTTCTCAGTCAATAAATCATCAAGTGGGTCTTACCTTCATGTCAACCTGAGGAAGAacggtaaaaccattgttacaGGGAATGTAAACGATGCAGGTTATCATCAAGTGAGCAACAGTGCAGTGATTCCCCTGCACTATGGAGATCAAGTTCACTTAAATGTATACGGTCAAGTACATAGTAATTCTGACCATTACACGTCTTTTACTGGATTCCTGCTGTACGAAATCTAA
- the LOC117302579 gene encoding collagen alpha-2(IX) chain-like yields MVAKTAVSPDQEITCNSCCQGPAGIPRLPGSNGNHGQGLVGSPGEVGQPGPKGDMRSDGLVGSPGAKGDHGLKGEQGVGQQGIKGPRGLPGMNGLKGERGEPGPARQTGETGECSMYATVRLQCSQEYRLQPFIHLGYSAL; encoded by the coding sequence ATGGTGGCTAAAACAGCAGTTTCACCTGATCAGGAGATAACGTGTAACTCCTGCTGCCAGGGCCCAGCCGGTATACCTAGATTACCCGGGTCAAATGGGAACCATGGTCAAGGGCTTGTAGGGTCCCCTGGTGAGGTAGGTCAACCCGGGCCTAAAGGAGACATGAGGTCAGATGGACTAGTTGGTTCGCCAGGCGCTAAAGGGGATCATGGACTGAAAGGAGAGCAAGGAGTCGGTCAACAGGGCATAAAAGGACCTCGAGGTCTGCCTGGGATGAATGGTCTGAAGGGGGAGAGAGGTGAACCTGGACCAGCTAGACAGACTGGTGAAACAGGTGAATGTAGTATGTACGCGACGGTCCGCCTTCAATGCAGTCAGGAATACCGCCTTCAGCCCTTCATCCACCTGGGATACTCTGCCCTTTGA